In Aestuariibaculum lutulentum, one DNA window encodes the following:
- a CDS encoding ABC transporter ATP-binding protein — MLQIKNLSFRYRKQAILDHISFSAKPGEHLSIIGESGSGKSTLLKLLYGYYDLPEGEIYWKDNQILGPEYNLVVGYDFMKYVAQEFDLMPFISVAENIGAFLSNFYPEEKQKRINELLKVVELEAYADIKVKELSGGQKQRVAIARAIAKEPEILLLDEPFSHIDNFKKQSLRRSLFKYLKDNQITCIVATHDKDDVLAFSDQMIVLHDAKIMAQDTPENLFNNPQNKLIASFFGEYNEIENHGIVYSHQLKINGEGDLKATVKQIYFRGTTYLIEADLNGNPILFEHDHALKFNEEIQLSILK; from the coding sequence ATGTTACAAATAAAAAACCTTTCGTTTCGTTACAGGAAACAGGCTATTTTAGATCATATTTCATTTTCCGCCAAACCAGGAGAACACCTCTCTATTATTGGTGAAAGTGGCTCCGGAAAAAGCACCCTTTTAAAACTACTTTACGGTTATTACGATTTACCTGAAGGAGAAATTTACTGGAAGGATAATCAAATTCTAGGACCGGAGTATAATTTGGTTGTTGGCTATGACTTTATGAAATACGTAGCCCAGGAATTCGATTTGATGCCCTTCATTTCTGTGGCCGAAAACATAGGTGCCTTCTTATCTAATTTCTACCCTGAAGAAAAACAGAAACGTATAAACGAGCTTCTTAAAGTCGTGGAATTAGAAGCTTATGCAGATATTAAAGTTAAAGAATTAAGTGGCGGACAAAAGCAACGTGTAGCCATTGCCAGAGCCATTGCTAAAGAACCTGAAATTTTACTGTTAGATGAACCTTTCAGTCATATCGATAATTTTAAAAAACAATCACTAAGGCGAAGCCTTTTTAAATACTTAAAAGACAACCAGATTACCTGTATTGTCGCAACCCATGATAAAGATGATGTATTGGCCTTTTCAGACCAGATGATTGTGCTACACGATGCTAAAATCATGGCTCAGGATACACCTGAAAACCTTTTTAACAATCCGCAAAACAAATTAATTGCTTCATTTTTTGGTGAATATAATGAGATAGAAAATCATGGTATTGTTTACTCACACCAATTGAAAATAAACGGCGAAGGTGATTTAAAAGCAACGGTTAAACAAATATATTTTAGAGGCACTACCTATCTTATAGAAGCTGATTTAAACGGAAATCCTATACTTTTTGAACATGACCATGCATTAAAATTCAATGAAGAAATTCAATTGTCAATCTTAAAATAG
- a CDS encoding prolyl oligopeptidase family serine peptidase — protein MKYPKTKTVDVVDTYFGIDVKDPYRWLEDDRSTETEAWVKAQNKTTFDYLNTIPFRNELKNRLSHLWNYEKIGAPSIEGGYTYFSKNDGLQNQSVIYRKKGENSAEIFLDPNTFSKDGTISLDELSFSKSGKLLAYSISEGGSDWRKVIIIDAETKASLEDPLKDIKFSTISWYKDEGFYYSSYDKPVGSELSAKTDQHKVYYHKLGTSQKEDALVYGGTQEQKHRYINAHVTRDNRFLIIIPRISTSGNKLLIKDLSVADSDFITILNEDYSDTFVIHNEGSTLFLVTNLDAPNRRIVKVEASNPTPEHWEDFIAETNCVLTPTKGSGYLFAHYMIDAISQVKQYDWRGNFIRDIELPGLGTASGFSGKKEASKLYFSFTNYKTPASIFELNPETGDTKTYWQPCINFNLEQYESKQVFYTSKDGTKVPMLITSKKGIELHGKNPTMLYGYGGFNISLTPAFSITNAIWLEQGGILAVPNLRGGGEYGREWHDAGTQLRKQNVFDDFIAAAEYLINNNYTSSEYLALRGGSNGGLLVGAVMTQRPDLAKVALPAVGVLDMLRYHTFTAGAGWAYDYGTSEDNKTMFEYLKNYSPLHNVKSGIKYPATLITTGDHDDRVVPAHSFKFAAELQSKQTGNSPTLIRVETDAGHGAGTPVSKTIEEYADIFGFTLYNMGFKTLPNSIEENLENVSTL, from the coding sequence GTGAAATATCCAAAAACGAAAACTGTAGATGTTGTAGATACTTATTTTGGTATTGATGTAAAAGATCCTTATCGCTGGCTGGAAGATGACCGAAGTACTGAAACTGAAGCCTGGGTAAAAGCACAAAACAAAACCACATTTGATTATCTTAATACTATTCCATTTAGAAATGAACTAAAAAATCGTCTGTCACATTTATGGAATTATGAAAAAATTGGCGCCCCTTCAATTGAAGGCGGGTATACCTATTTTTCTAAAAATGACGGTCTGCAAAATCAGAGTGTGATTTACAGAAAAAAAGGAGAGAACTCTGCTGAAATCTTTCTTGACCCCAATACGTTTTCAAAAGACGGCACTATATCTCTTGATGAATTAAGTTTCTCTAAAAGTGGCAAGCTTTTAGCTTACTCGATATCTGAAGGTGGTAGTGACTGGCGTAAAGTGATTATTATTGATGCTGAAACCAAAGCTAGTTTAGAAGACCCTTTAAAAGATATTAAGTTCAGTACCATTTCCTGGTATAAGGACGAAGGCTTTTATTACTCAAGTTACGATAAGCCTGTAGGTAGTGAACTTTCGGCAAAAACAGATCAGCATAAAGTATACTACCACAAACTAGGAACTTCTCAAAAAGAAGATGCACTTGTTTACGGCGGAACACAGGAACAAAAGCATCGTTATATCAATGCACATGTTACACGTGATAATCGCTTTTTAATTATCATTCCAAGAATATCAACTTCCGGAAATAAGCTTTTAATAAAAGACTTATCGGTTGCTGATAGTGATTTTATCACTATTTTAAATGAGGATTACAGCGATACTTTTGTAATTCATAACGAAGGTTCAACCTTATTTTTAGTCACCAATTTAGATGCACCAAACCGACGTATAGTAAAGGTAGAGGCTTCAAATCCGACGCCTGAACATTGGGAAGATTTTATTGCAGAAACAAATTGTGTTTTAACACCCACCAAAGGAAGCGGTTATTTGTTTGCGCATTATATGATTGATGCGATTTCGCAGGTAAAACAATACGATTGGAGAGGCAATTTTATTAGAGATATTGAACTTCCGGGCTTAGGTACAGCCAGTGGCTTTTCAGGAAAAAAAGAGGCGTCTAAGTTATATTTCAGTTTCACTAACTATAAAACACCAGCCAGTATTTTTGAACTGAATCCAGAAACCGGAGACACTAAAACCTATTGGCAACCCTGTATAAATTTTAACCTGGAGCAGTACGAAAGTAAACAAGTGTTTTACACCTCAAAAGACGGCACCAAAGTACCTATGCTCATTACCTCTAAAAAAGGCATTGAACTTCACGGGAAAAACCCGACTATGCTTTACGGTTATGGCGGATTCAACATTAGCTTAACGCCTGCCTTTAGCATCACCAATGCCATTTGGCTGGAACAGGGCGGTATTTTAGCAGTGCCTAATTTACGAGGTGGTGGTGAATATGGTCGCGAATGGCATGATGCTGGCACACAGCTTCGCAAACAAAATGTCTTTGACGATTTTATCGCTGCCGCGGAATACCTCATAAATAATAATTACACATCCTCGGAATACTTAGCGCTTCGGGGCGGTTCAAACGGCGGCTTATTAGTTGGCGCTGTGATGACTCAGCGTCCTGATTTAGCAAAAGTAGCTCTCCCTGCCGTTGGCGTTTTAGATATGTTACGTTATCACACCTTTACTGCAGGTGCCGGATGGGCATACGATTACGGTACCTCCGAAGACAATAAAACCATGTTCGAATATTTAAAAAACTATTCGCCGTTACACAATGTAAAATCAGGTATTAAATATCCTGCAACATTAATTACGACAGGCGATCATGACGATCGTGTAGTCCCCGCACATAGCTTTAAATTTGCAGCTGAATTACAAAGTAAACAAACTGGAAATAGCCCAACGTTGATTCGGGTTGAAACCGATGCTGGTCATGGCGCAGGAACTCCAGTTAGTAAAACCATTGAAGAATATGCCGATATTTTTGGTTTCACCCTTTACAACATGGGCTTTAAAACTTTACCTAATTCAATTGAAGAAAATTTAGAAAATGTAAGTACATTATAA
- a CDS encoding M28 family metallopeptidase, with translation MNKFLSIALVLVGSFSLFAQPEVTEKEIESHIIFLTSEKNGGRYPGTKANKRVVKYIIKDFKSSGIEAFDEGYKQPFEAKLRVAEGEPEKPLAPTCNVVGFIEGNDPELKNEYIVLGAHYDHLGLGGPSSKSDKKNAIHFGADDNASGTAALLEISEKLAAHRGELKRSIIFIAFGAEEQGLLGSKYFTEHPLVPNENIKLMINMDMVGRLNDKKQVYMGGAGTFPGGVDFMKDLGVSLGLNPGVHAGGVGGSDHVSFYKKGISVLGMHTGGHPQYHTPEDTLEFINLVGEKMVCEYIFQTILKKASSTDDIYFINQD, from the coding sequence ATGAATAAATTCTTATCAATTGCATTGGTTTTAGTAGGTTCTTTCTCTTTATTTGCTCAGCCCGAGGTTACAGAAAAGGAGATTGAAAGCCATATTATATTTTTAACCTCTGAAAAAAATGGTGGACGTTATCCAGGTACTAAGGCGAATAAACGTGTAGTGAAATACATTATTAAAGATTTTAAATCTTCGGGAATAGAGGCCTTTGATGAAGGTTACAAACAACCGTTTGAGGCTAAGTTACGAGTTGCTGAAGGTGAGCCAGAAAAACCATTGGCACCTACGTGTAATGTGGTTGGTTTTATTGAAGGAAACGATCCGGAATTGAAAAACGAATACATTGTTTTAGGCGCGCATTACGATCATTTGGGACTTGGCGGACCGTCATCGAAGTCTGATAAGAAAAATGCTATTCATTTTGGAGCTGATGATAATGCCAGTGGAACAGCGGCTTTGTTAGAGATTTCAGAAAAATTAGCAGCGCATAGAGGCGAATTGAAACGCAGCATTATTTTTATTGCTTTTGGAGCGGAAGAACAAGGTTTATTGGGAAGTAAATATTTCACAGAACACCCTTTAGTGCCTAACGAAAACATCAAGCTGATGATTAATATGGATATGGTTGGTAGGCTTAACGATAAAAAACAGGTATATATGGGTGGTGCTGGAACGTTTCCGGGAGGTGTCGATTTTATGAAAGACTTAGGTGTTTCATTAGGATTAAATCCGGGAGTGCATGCGGGCGGAGTAGGAGGTTCAGATCATGTCTCGTTTTATAAAAAGGGGATTTCGGTTTTAGGAATGCACACTGGTGGACATCCGCAATACCATACACCTGAAGATACTTTAGAGTTTATTAATCTGGTAGGAGAGAAAATGGTTTGTGAGTATATTTTTCAAACGATTTTGAAGAAGGCATCATCAACAGACGACATTTATTTTATCAATCAGGATTAA
- a CDS encoding aspartate-semialdehyde dehydrogenase: MKVAVVGATGMVGEVMLKVLEERNFPVTELLLVASERSVGKKITFKGEEITVIGLADAVAAKPQIAIFSAGGDTSLEWAPKFAEAGTTVVDNSSAWRMDPSKKLIVPEINAGELTKDDKIIANPNCSTIQMVLALSKLHEAYKMKRIVVSTYQSVSGTGVKAVQQLENEIAGVEGEMAYPYPIGRNALPHCDVFMENGYTKEEMKLAKEPQKIFGDSSFAVTATAVRIPTSGGHSESVNVQFENDFDLAEVRQLISETPGVVLQDNTATNTYPMPILAHDKDEVFVGRLRRDESQPNTLNMWIVADNLRKGAATNTIQIAEYLVENNLV; encoded by the coding sequence ATGAAAGTAGCTGTTGTTGGTGCCACTGGTATGGTTGGCGAAGTGATGCTAAAAGTATTAGAAGAACGTAACTTTCCTGTTACAGAATTATTATTAGTCGCTTCAGAGCGTTCTGTAGGTAAAAAAATAACATTTAAAGGTGAAGAGATTACTGTTATTGGCTTAGCTGATGCTGTTGCTGCGAAACCACAAATCGCTATATTTTCAGCAGGTGGTGACACCTCATTAGAATGGGCTCCTAAATTCGCTGAAGCTGGAACTACTGTAGTAGACAACTCTTCTGCCTGGAGAATGGATCCATCAAAAAAATTAATCGTTCCGGAAATTAATGCAGGTGAATTAACAAAAGACGATAAGATTATTGCTAACCCTAACTGTTCTACAATTCAGATGGTTTTAGCTTTATCAAAACTTCACGAAGCTTACAAAATGAAACGTATCGTTGTATCTACTTACCAATCGGTTTCTGGTACCGGGGTTAAAGCTGTACAACAGTTAGAAAATGAGATTGCTGGTGTTGAAGGTGAAATGGCGTATCCTTACCCAATTGGTCGAAATGCATTACCACACTGTGATGTATTTATGGAAAATGGCTATACCAAAGAAGAAATGAAATTAGCTAAAGAACCTCAAAAAATCTTTGGTGACAGTTCTTTCGCTGTAACAGCAACTGCAGTTCGTATTCCAACTTCAGGAGGACACAGTGAATCTGTAAACGTGCAATTTGAGAACGATTTCGATTTAGCTGAGGTAAGACAGTTAATCAGTGAAACACCTGGTGTTGTTTTACAGGATAATACAGCTACAAACACTTACCCAATGCCAATTTTAGCGCACGATAAAGACGAGGTATTTGTTGGTCGTTTAAGACGCGATGAATCTCAACCAAATACATTAAACATGTGGATTGTTGCCGACAACTTACGTAAAGGGGCTGCAACAAACACCATTCAAATTGCTGAATACTTAGTAGAAAATAACTTAGTATAA
- the mscL gene encoding large-conductance mechanosensitive channel protein MscL — translation MLKEFKEFAMKGNLVDIAVGFVMGAAFKEVVTSFTGGIVSPLIGLIFKSDFKDLKWIITEGVANTEGVVEGEVSVLWGAFLTNVIDFIIVAFVMFMLVKGVNKMKKKEEPAPEPPKGPSQEDLLAEIRDLLKK, via the coding sequence ATGTTAAAAGAGTTTAAAGAATTTGCCATGAAAGGCAACCTAGTCGACATCGCTGTCGGTTTTGTAATGGGTGCTGCGTTTAAAGAAGTGGTTACTTCGTTTACCGGAGGTATTGTATCTCCACTTATTGGTTTAATTTTCAAATCAGACTTCAAAGATTTAAAATGGATTATAACAGAAGGTGTTGCTAATACCGAGGGTGTTGTAGAAGGAGAAGTGTCTGTACTTTGGGGTGCGTTTTTAACCAATGTTATCGACTTCATTATCGTGGCCTTTGTTATGTTCATGTTAGTTAAAGGTGTTAACAAAATGAAGAAGAAAGAAGAGCCTGCACCAGAACCTCCAAAAGGTCCATCTCAAGAAGATTTACTTGCAGAAATTCGCGATCTGCTTAAAAAATAA
- the alr gene encoding alanine racemase, translating into MPKAEETILEVDLKALKHNLNHLKSRIPKETKFLAVVKAFAYGSDACEIANYLEELNVDYFAVAYTNEGVQLREAGITKPILVLHPQTVSFTTLVEHQLEPNLYSPKILKEFIEVASSLNYKNYPVHVKFNTGLNRLGFAEHQVSYLAETLNSTSVIHLKSIFSHLAASEDLNEREFTLNQINLFKHIAETLSEAIGFKPMMHICNTSGILNYPEAHFDMVRSGIGLYGYGNSEKENKNFKPIGALKTVISQIHNIEPGESVGYNRAFTSETPVRTATLPLGHADGIGRQYGNGKGYVVINGQKAHIVGNVCMDMIMVNITGIDCKEGDEAIVFDAVTTAEDFAETANTISYELLTSVSQRVKRVFLK; encoded by the coding sequence ATGCCTAAAGCGGAAGAGACCATCTTAGAAGTCGATTTAAAAGCGCTAAAACACAACTTAAATCATTTAAAGTCAAGAATACCTAAGGAAACAAAATTCTTAGCTGTAGTTAAAGCCTTTGCTTATGGTAGCGATGCCTGCGAAATTGCCAATTATTTAGAAGAGTTAAATGTCGATTACTTTGCCGTTGCCTATACCAACGAAGGTGTACAACTAAGAGAAGCCGGCATTACCAAGCCTATTTTAGTGCTTCACCCGCAAACCGTAAGCTTTACAACTTTAGTGGAACACCAACTGGAACCTAACTTATATAGTCCTAAAATTTTAAAGGAATTTATAGAAGTAGCATCAAGTTTAAACTATAAAAACTATCCTGTGCATGTTAAGTTTAATACCGGATTAAACCGTTTAGGGTTTGCAGAACATCAGGTAAGCTATTTAGCCGAAACTCTAAATTCAACTTCTGTTATTCATTTGAAATCTATCTTTTCGCATTTGGCTGCCAGCGAAGATTTAAACGAACGTGAATTTACTTTAAATCAAATTAATCTTTTCAAACATATCGCAGAAACCTTATCGGAAGCTATTGGTTTTAAACCTATGATGCATATCTGTAATACTTCAGGAATTTTAAATTATCCGGAAGCCCATTTCGATATGGTAAGAAGCGGCATCGGACTTTATGGCTACGGCAATTCTGAAAAAGAAAACAAAAACTTTAAACCGATAGGAGCCTTAAAAACGGTTATTTCTCAAATTCACAATATTGAACCAGGTGAATCGGTAGGCTATAACCGTGCCTTCACCAGTGAAACCCCTGTTAGAACCGCCACCTTACCTTTAGGTCATGCCGATGGTATTGGCAGGCAATACGGCAACGGTAAAGGCTACGTGGTTATTAATGGTCAAAAAGCACATATTGTAGGCAACGTCTGTATGGATATGATTATGGTTAACATTACCGGTATTGACTGTAAAGAAGGAGACGAGGCTATTGTATTTGATGCGGTAACCACAGCTGAGGATTTTGCCGAAACAGCAAATACCATTTCCTACGAATTGTTAACCTCTGTATCTCAACGTGTAAAACGTGTATTTTTGAAATAA
- a CDS encoding thymidine kinase, with product MFLENTVNHKEQFGWIEVICGSMFSGKTEELIRRLKRAQFARQKVEIFKPAIDTRYNDEMVVSHDDNEIRSTPVPAAANIPILADGCDVVGIDEAQFFDDEIVRICNDLANKGVRVIVAGLDMDFKGNPFGPMPNLMATAEYVTKVHAVCTRTGNLAQYSYRKSANDSLVLLGETDEYEPLSRAAYFKATMRDKVRNIKVNDAEQLTPKPKDTDNNA from the coding sequence ATGTTTCTTGAAAATACAGTAAATCATAAAGAACAATTTGGATGGATTGAAGTCATCTGTGGATCAATGTTTTCCGGTAAAACCGAAGAATTGATTCGCCGGTTAAAGCGTGCCCAGTTTGCAAGACAAAAAGTTGAAATTTTTAAACCGGCTATCGATACCCGATATAATGATGAAATGGTGGTGTCGCATGACGATAACGAAATTCGATCGACTCCGGTTCCTGCAGCTGCTAATATTCCTATTCTTGCCGATGGATGCGATGTTGTAGGCATTGATGAAGCCCAGTTTTTTGATGATGAAATTGTACGCATTTGTAACGATTTAGCCAATAAAGGGGTTCGTGTTATTGTCGCTGGTCTGGATATGGACTTTAAAGGTAATCCGTTTGGTCCTATGCCTAACCTTATGGCTACTGCCGAATATGTAACTAAAGTACATGCCGTATGCACCAGAACAGGTAATTTAGCCCAATATAGCTATAGAAAATCTGCTAACGACAGCTTAGTACTTTTAGGAGAAACCGACGAATACGAGCCTTTAAGCCGTGCTGCTTATTTTAAAGCGACTATGCGCGATAAAGTGAGAAACATTAAGGTAAACGATGCTGAACAACTTACTCCAAAACCCAAAGATACCGATAACAATGCCTAA
- the rsmI gene encoding 16S rRNA (cytidine(1402)-2'-O)-methyltransferase yields MSKLYIVPTPIGNLKDMTFRAIEVLKDVDLILAEDTRTSGKLLKHFEISTHMQSHHMHNEHKTVETIIEKLKSGTTVALISDAGTPAISDPGFLLTRACIEHGIDVDCLPGATAFVPALVNSGMPNDKFVFEGFLPVKKGRQTRFLLLAEETRTMIFYESPHKLVKTLGHFCEYFGEDRQVSVSRELTKLYEETVRGTAKEVLEHYTNKPPKGEIVVVVAGKGK; encoded by the coding sequence ATGAGTAAACTTTACATAGTACCAACACCCATTGGGAATTTAAAAGATATGACCTTTAGAGCTATTGAAGTTTTAAAGGATGTCGATTTAATATTGGCCGAAGATACCCGAACTTCGGGGAAGCTTTTAAAGCACTTCGAAATTTCAACCCACATGCAATCGCATCATATGCATAATGAGCATAAAACGGTTGAAACGATTATTGAAAAATTAAAAAGTGGAACAACGGTTGCCTTAATTAGTGATGCCGGAACTCCGGCCATTTCCGATCCCGGATTTTTATTAACCCGCGCTTGTATAGAACACGGAATCGACGTGGATTGTTTGCCAGGAGCAACCGCCTTTGTGCCTGCTTTGGTGAATTCTGGAATGCCGAATGATAAGTTTGTGTTTGAAGGATTTTTGCCTGTAAAGAAGGGACGTCAGACACGATTTTTATTGCTTGCCGAAGAAACCCGAACTATGATTTTTTACGAAAGTCCGCATAAACTGGTTAAAACCTTAGGGCATTTTTGTGAGTATTTTGGTGAAGACAGACAGGTTTCAGTTTCACGTGAGCTTACTAAATTATATGAAGAAACAGTTCGTGGAACCGCCAAAGAGGTTTTAGAACATTATACCAACAAACCTCCAAAAGGAGAAATTGTGGTTGTAGTTGCTGGAAAAGGAAAATAA
- a CDS encoding HopJ type III effector protein codes for MTLETFKAKLLSTPEAVEFNDTMVAVEANFEFTPTAFKNGELQNEAGQNSGSCKLFAFAKHQNFTKEETLACFGKFYFDEVLNDPEGTGHQNIRNFMKTGFEGLIFEGEPLAAK; via the coding sequence ATGACATTAGAAACATTTAAAGCAAAATTACTAAGTACACCTGAAGCCGTAGAATTTAATGATACAATGGTAGCTGTTGAAGCTAATTTTGAATTTACGCCAACCGCTTTTAAAAACGGAGAATTACAAAATGAAGCCGGACAAAATTCAGGCTCTTGTAAATTATTTGCTTTCGCAAAACATCAAAATTTTACAAAAGAAGAAACTTTAGCTTGCTTTGGTAAATTTTATTTTGATGAGGTATTAAACGATCCAGAAGGTACAGGACACCAAAATATTAGAAACTTTATGAAAACCGGTTTTGAAGGCTTAATTTTTGAAGGCGAGCCTTTAGCAGCTAAATAA
- a CDS encoding uracil-DNA glycosylase family protein, protein MQDLLQNIKQCKICKDVLTLGPRPVMVAYPESKIVIVGQAPGTKVHASGIPWDDASGKQLRSWLGVTPEQFYNPENFAIIPMGFCYPGKGKTGDLPPRPECAPKWHQPVLDSLKQVELVLLIGIYSQNYYLKNEAKKTLTETVRNYNEYFPKYLPLPHPSPRNRFWLTKNPWFELDVLPELKARVQAIL, encoded by the coding sequence ATGCAAGACCTGTTACAAAACATAAAACAATGCAAGATTTGTAAAGATGTTTTAACCTTAGGGCCAAGACCGGTTATGGTAGCATACCCGGAGTCTAAAATTGTTATTGTAGGTCAGGCACCGGGAACCAAAGTACATGCGTCGGGTATTCCGTGGGATGATGCCAGTGGTAAGCAATTGCGTAGTTGGTTAGGTGTAACTCCCGAACAGTTTTATAATCCTGAAAATTTTGCCATTATTCCTATGGGGTTTTGTTATCCCGGCAAAGGAAAAACAGGCGATTTGCCGCCAAGACCAGAATGCGCACCAAAATGGCATCAACCTGTATTAGACAGTTTAAAACAAGTTGAGTTAGTGCTTCTAATCGGCATATATTCTCAGAATTATTATCTGAAAAATGAAGCTAAGAAAACACTAACTGAAACCGTGAGAAACTACAACGAATACTTTCCAAAATATTTACCCTTACCGCATCCATCACCTCGTAATCGTTTTTGGCTTACCAAAAATCCATGGTTTGAATTAGATGTCTTACCAGAACTAAAAGCAAGAGTTCAGGCTATTCTATAA
- a CDS encoding dipeptide epimerase has translation MNLQLKAFDLKLKHTFTISRESHDIQPSLIVKLSSKGFTGYGEATSNPYYGITIDKLIKDITDVKPFIESLDGVSPEEFWQSIYSKLKHNMFAICALDMAYNDLYARLQGKMLYELWDYDISNNPLTNYTIGIDTVDKMVAKMQEMPWPIYKIKLGTKDDIKIVEALRKNTNAVFRVDANCGWQVEETLKNAKALKQLGVEFIEQPLPAKDWDAHKEVYSKSVLPIIADESCQVEADVLKCHNHFHGVNVKLVKCGGLTSAKRMLLEARSLGMKTMVGCMTESSVGISAIAHLLPLLDFVDMDGALLLSEDIAEGVTITDGVVTYSDLNGIGVKLI, from the coding sequence ATGAATCTTCAACTTAAAGCTTTCGATTTAAAATTAAAGCACACATTTACAATTTCGAGAGAATCTCATGATATACAACCCAGTTTAATTGTTAAGTTAAGTTCTAAGGGATTTACAGGTTATGGAGAGGCAACGTCGAATCCATATTACGGAATAACCATTGATAAACTGATAAAAGATATTACTGATGTAAAACCATTTATAGAATCTTTAGATGGTGTTTCTCCTGAAGAATTCTGGCAAAGTATTTATAGTAAATTAAAACATAATATGTTTGCTATCTGTGCTCTAGACATGGCTTACAATGATTTATATGCCAGATTGCAGGGTAAAATGCTTTATGAACTTTGGGATTATGATATTAGTAATAATCCGTTAACCAATTATACTATTGGTATCGATACCGTTGATAAAATGGTGGCTAAAATGCAGGAGATGCCATGGCCCATTTATAAAATTAAATTAGGGACAAAAGACGATATTAAAATAGTTGAAGCATTACGAAAAAACACAAATGCTGTTTTTAGGGTTGATGCCAATTGTGGTTGGCAGGTTGAAGAAACGTTGAAAAACGCTAAAGCATTGAAGCAATTGGGTGTTGAATTTATAGAACAACCTTTACCTGCAAAGGACTGGGATGCTCATAAAGAAGTGTACTCTAAATCCGTGTTGCCTATTATTGCAGATGAAAGCTGTCAGGTTGAAGCTGATGTTTTAAAATGTCATAATCATTTTCATGGGGTTAATGTGAAGTTAGTTAAGTGTGGTGGTTTAACTTCAGCAAAACGTATGCTTTTAGAAGCGAGAAGTCTGGGTATGAAAACTATGGTAGGATGTATGACGGAGTCTTCTGTAGGTATTTCAGCTATAGCGCATTTATTACCGCTTCTGGATTTTGTAGATATGGATGGCGCTTTACTGCTTTCTGAAGATATTGCCGAAGGGGTAACTATTACTGATGGCGTGGTAACTTACAGCGATTTGAATGGAATAGGTGTAAAACTGATTTAG